One part of the Carassius gibelio isolate Cgi1373 ecotype wild population from Czech Republic chromosome B6, carGib1.2-hapl.c, whole genome shotgun sequence genome encodes these proteins:
- the LOC127959215 gene encoding transcription elongation factor, mitochondrial — translation MWIAKRLLTSIFLKGHYSLFCRPPSSLPKYELRFLHCTCCRRNRTMICGLDSLNAPVSSELCQEKDKPLDSCYTAEQRAVILQRLNTATESELEQVKLLRGRKAVNIVKHRTAHGPFNSLESVMNVPLLKHKSAVIVFNSILNPADKKERKKGKVHLAKFIRPEVDRALLEDASSIVSIVCGTNKIAWTHMDRARTVLDWQQAECKSFMKGMYMASDYLEDISTVISSFPPADFFLVEKPGISPQNTSLYPVLVHLRTVEAMLFALLTPVREPGSPPKVLNMMRTAVGRHFNLIVGDCRTSGAETVRKMMTESVIKQDPRVLFPHDLVLKHRNSFQMSSRNRGEELCDALLQAVAFFELLRE, via the exons ATGTGGATCGCAAAACGCCTCCTGACCTCCATCTTCCTCAAag GACATTACAGTCTGTTCTGTCGCCCCCCGAGTTCCTTGCCTAAATATGAGCTCAGATTTTTGCACTGCACCTGCTGCAGAAGGAACAGAACCATGATCTGTGGACTTGACTCCTTGAATGCACCTGTTTCCTCTGAATTATGCCAAGAAAAGGACAAACCCTTGGACTCGTGTTATACCGCAGAGCAGCGTGCTGTCATCCTCCAGCGCCTCAATACAGCCACAGAGTCAGAACTGGAACAGGTCAAATTGCTACGAGGACGGAAAGCTGTTAACATTGTCAAACACAGAACCGCACATGGACCATTCAACAGTCTAGAGAGTGTCATGAATGTACCCTTACTGAAACACAAGAGTGCTGTCATAGTCTTTAACTCTATCCTTAACCCAGCAGACAAGAAAGAGAGGAAAAAGGGAAAAGTCCATCTGGCTAAATTTATAAGACCTGAAGTTGACCGAGCTCTGTTGGAG gatgcAAGCTCCATAGTGTCCATTGTTTGTGGTACTAATAAAATTGCATGGACACACATGGATCGTGCAAGGACTGTCTTAGACTGGCAGCAAGCAGAGTGCAAAAGTTTTATGAAAGGAATGTACATGGCATCCGATTATTTGGAAGAT ATCTCCACGGTGATTTCAAGCTTTCCTCCTGCTGACTTTTTTTTGGTGGAGAAGCCAGGCATCTCTCCCCAGAATACGTCCCTTTATCCAGTCTTGGTCCATCTCCGAACAGTAGAGGCCATGCTATTTGCTTTACTCACTCCAGTGAGGGAACCAGGAAGCCCCCCAAAAGTCCTTAACATGATGCGCACAGCTGTTGGCCGCCATTTCAACTTAATTGTGGGAGATTGTCGGACAAGTGGAGCGGAGACAGTGAGGAAGATGATGACGGAGTCTGTGATAAAACAAGATCCACGTGTTCTTTTTCCTCATGATTTGGTGTTAAAGCACAGAAACTCCTTTCAGATGAGTAGTAGGAACAGAGGGGAAGAGCTATGTGATGCTCTCCTGCAAGCTGTTGCGTTTTTTGAACTCCTGCGGGAGTGA